One genomic window of Paeniglutamicibacter sp. Y32M11 includes the following:
- a CDS encoding carbohydrate ABC transporter permease — protein MTSIISPPSEPQQKHGRPDAESTGAPGSGTSPRPSLRAKFGALDVKVSPYLYIAPFFILFAMVGLFPLVYTFIVSINDWDLLSGAGEWVGLENYVTELTDPYFWNSLFNTFSIFLLSAIPQLIAATFIAAILDQNLRAKTFWRMSILLPYVVTPVAVTLIFSSAFDEKYGLINNFLQLLNLDPVAWKSEVFPSHIAIASMVNWRWTGYNALILLAAMQAVPRELHESAALDGAGAFRRFFSITLPGIRPSMIFVIITATVGGLQIFTEPKLFNPSSSTLGGPNREYQTTVLYLWDLAFNRGDFGKASAVAWLLFLIIILVGLLNFLISRSIASSGGGRGEKIGRAARRSARKDAQLLAREAAQENSKEHRS, from the coding sequence ATGACCAGCATCATCAGTCCGCCTTCGGAGCCGCAGCAAAAGCACGGCAGGCCCGATGCGGAAAGCACCGGTGCCCCCGGCTCCGGAACCAGCCCGCGTCCCTCGCTTCGCGCAAAGTTTGGCGCACTCGACGTTAAGGTATCGCCCTACCTCTACATCGCGCCGTTCTTTATCCTCTTCGCCATGGTGGGACTTTTCCCGCTGGTCTATACCTTTATCGTTTCCATCAACGATTGGGATCTGCTCTCGGGCGCGGGGGAGTGGGTCGGCCTGGAGAACTACGTCACCGAACTCACGGATCCGTACTTCTGGAACTCGCTGTTTAACACCTTCAGCATCTTCCTGCTCTCGGCCATCCCGCAGCTCATCGCGGCAACCTTCATCGCCGCCATCTTGGATCAGAATTTACGGGCCAAGACCTTCTGGCGCATGAGTATCCTCTTGCCCTACGTTGTTACTCCGGTGGCGGTGACGTTGATTTTCTCGAGCGCTTTCGACGAAAAATACGGGCTCATCAACAACTTCCTCCAACTGCTCAATCTCGATCCGGTCGCGTGGAAGTCCGAGGTTTTCCCCTCCCATATCGCCATCGCCTCGATGGTGAACTGGCGCTGGACGGGCTACAACGCGTTGATCCTGCTGGCAGCCATGCAGGCAGTTCCGCGTGAACTCCACGAATCGGCCGCGCTAGATGGTGCCGGAGCCTTCCGGCGCTTCTTCTCCATCACATTGCCGGGAATCCGCCCGTCCATGATCTTCGTGATCATCACCGCGACGGTCGGCGGCCTGCAGATCTTTACCGAGCCGAAACTCTTTAATCCCAGCAGCTCGACGCTGGGTGGACCCAACCGCGAATACCAGACCACCGTCTTGTACCTCTGGGACCTGGCCTTCAACCGCGGGGACTTCGGCAAAGCGTCCGCCGTGGCTTGGCTACTCTTCTTGATCATCATCCTGGTCGGGCTACTGAACTTCCTCATTTCCCGTTCCATTGCCTCCTCCGGTGGCGGCAGGGGCGAGAAAATTGGTCGCGCGGCACGACGTTCAGCACGAAAAGACGCGCAGCTCCTCGCCCGCGAAGCTGCGCAGGAGAACTCGAAGGAGCATCGGTCATGA